The nucleotide window CGCCCGGCATGACGGCGGGTCGGTTGAGTTACCTGAGAAACAAGAAATGACCGATTGTATTCTGTCCGATGAAGAAATCCGAAAGTTCAGCCGAGACCTTCGGATACTTATAGCTACAAATGGCACCCTCACCCGGATTCTCAACGTCGTCACCGACGATGAGATCGTCGTACAGATTATCAAGCAGCAGATTCACGATGTGCCACCGAAAATGACGGCAACGGAGGAATTTGGGGCCGGCCGTGTTCTTCAGCGTGACATCTTGCTCAAGGGTCGGAATTCCGGGACCCCATTTGTGGCCGCGGAATCGTTGATTGCCATTGATTTACTGCCCCCCGCGATCACGACAAGCTTGACCGAGACCGATCGCCCTATCGGTGAAATCATGGCGGCCAGTTGCATCGAGACTTTCAAAGAGGAAGCTACAGTCTGGGAAGGAGATCTACCGGTTTGGCTCGCGTTGGACGGGCATCGGAACGAACG belongs to Mycobacterium basiliense and includes:
- a CDS encoding chorismate--pyruvate lyase family protein is translated as MTDCILSDEEIRKFSRDLRILIATNGTLTRILNVVTDDEIVVQIIKQQIHDVPPKMTATEEFGAGRVLQRDILLKGRNSGTPFVAAESLIAIDLLPPAITTSLTETDRPIGEIMAASCIETFKEEATVWEGDLPVWLALDGHRNERKKTVARRYRIIASGKPVLIITEYFLRSVFEDARCEEPRRCQHSIDIDTRSGDRFVLNDRIPGSL